One genomic region from Deltaproteobacteria bacterium encodes:
- the pdxA gene encoding 4-hydroxythreonine-4-phosphate dehydrogenase PdxA yields MKAKKSKPLIAITMGDAAGIGPEIIVKALERKQLQRQALPVVIGDAQTMEQALAIANSRMKIHAITDLDQIQEASETIQVLDLKNIDLKKLKHGQVDPMPGKAAVEYIQKAVELAQEGRVKAIVTAPIHKEAINKAGFHYSGHTELLAHLTGTKNYAMLLTHGAFRVSHVTTHTSLQKACERIKKDRVLSVIRLTYEFLQKLGIENPRIGIAGLNPHSGEGGLFGDEEKKEIIPAIEEAKGKGWNVEGPVPPDTVFTKMKGKQYDAVVAMYHDQGHIAVKLVGFSMKPGGKEWDKMSGVNVTMGLPIIRTSVDHGVAFGKAGEGRANPQSMVDAIKLAIQLAKQKALNKACHIF; encoded by the coding sequence ATGAAAGCCAAAAAATCTAAACCCCTCATCGCCATCACCATGGGCGATGCCGCGGGAATCGGCCCGGAGATCATCGTGAAGGCCCTGGAACGGAAACAATTGCAGCGCCAAGCTTTGCCGGTAGTTATCGGGGACGCCCAGACCATGGAACAGGCGTTGGCCATTGCCAACAGTCGAATGAAAATTCACGCTATCACTGACCTCGACCAGATCCAAGAAGCCTCAGAAACCATTCAGGTGCTGGACCTAAAGAACATCGACCTCAAGAAACTTAAACACGGCCAGGTTGATCCCATGCCCGGCAAGGCTGCGGTGGAGTACATTCAGAAAGCAGTAGAACTGGCACAGGAAGGGCGCGTAAAGGCTATCGTTACCGCCCCTATTCATAAAGAGGCGATTAATAAGGCCGGATTTCATTATTCGGGCCACACCGAACTGCTGGCCCATCTCACCGGGACCAAAAATTATGCCATGCTCTTAACCCACGGAGCTTTCCGGGTTTCCCATGTGACCACTCACACCTCCTTACAAAAGGCCTGCGAGCGGATAAAAAAAGACCGGGTCCTCTCTGTGATTCGCTTAACTTATGAATTTTTACAAAAACTCGGGATCGAGAATCCCCGGATCGGGATTGCCGGTCTGAACCCCCACTCCGGAGAAGGTGGCCTTTTTGGGGATGAAGAAAAGAAAGAGATCATTCCGGCAATCGAAGAAGCCAAAGGGAAGGGATGGAATGTGGAGGGGCCTGTGCCGCCTGATACGGTTTTTACCAAGATGAAAGGGAAGCAATACGACGCCGTGGTGGCCATGTATCACGATCAGGGGCATATTGCCGTGAAGCTCGTAGGCTTCTCCATGAAGCCCGGGGGTAAGGAATGGGATAAAATGAGCGGGGTGAATGTAACCATGGGTTTGCCCATCATCCGCACTTCCGTAGACCACGGGGTGGCTTTCGGGAAAGCCGGCGAAGGGCGGGCCAACCCCCAGTCGATGGTTGATGCTATCAAATTGGCCATCCAGCTGGCGAAACAAAAGGCATTAAATAAAGCTTGTCATATTTTTTGA